One window of the Leptolyngbya iicbica LK genome contains the following:
- the nfi gene encoding deoxyribonuclease V (cleaves DNA at apurinic or apyrimidinic sites), whose amino-acid sequence MKFEAPTTWPTDAAAAISRQNELRSQVRLQDEVRSPPKLVAGVDVGFEENGEVTRAAVVVLEFPSLQLVETALAKRPTTFPYVPSLLSFRELPTLLAALAELKLTPDLILCDGAGIAHPRRFGIACHLGVTVDCPTIGVAKSRLIGTHEAVPSEKGAWVPLRDRDETIGAVYRSRTNTKPLYVSAGHRITLPTALDYVRQCTPKYRLPETTRLADRLASNRGQLPPLKSSCEDDDTEQMSLL is encoded by the coding sequence ATGAAGTTTGAGGCCCCGACCACCTGGCCGACGGATGCCGCAGCAGCGATCTCTCGGCAAAATGAATTGCGATCGCAAGTGCGCCTGCAAGATGAGGTGCGATCGCCTCCCAAACTCGTGGCTGGGGTCGATGTCGGCTTTGAGGAAAACGGTGAAGTCACCCGCGCCGCTGTGGTCGTGCTGGAATTTCCCAGCCTGCAACTGGTGGAAACCGCACTGGCCAAACGTCCCACTACCTTTCCCTACGTGCCGAGCCTGCTCTCCTTTCGGGAACTGCCCACCCTGTTGGCGGCCCTCGCGGAGCTGAAACTTACTCCGGATCTGATTCTCTGCGACGGTGCAGGCATCGCCCATCCCCGTCGTTTTGGTATTGCCTGTCATCTAGGGGTGACGGTCGATTGTCCCACCATTGGGGTGGCGAAATCGCGGTTGATCGGCACCCATGAGGCAGTGCCCAGCGAGAAAGGAGCGTGGGTACCCCTGCGCGATCGCGACGAAACCATCGGAGCCGTCTACCGCAGCCGCACCAACACCAAGCCGTTGTACGTGTCCGCCGGACACCGCATCACCTTGCCGACAGCGCTGGACTATGTGCGGCAATGCACTCCCAAATATCGCCTGCCGGAAACCACTCGCCTGGCCGATCGCCTCGCCTCTAACCGAGGCCAATTGCCGCCGCTCAAGTCCAGCTGTGAAGACGACGACACTGAACAAATGTCGCTGCTATAG
- a CDS encoding lipase family protein, which produces MGIKRASCIGLGALGLVLAGSGITRALAAVVTNVAGQSSRLTPEVVLQSQLGAQWLAAFALLMGAIAAVAGVDRYIKNQRWERRDLARRMFEEFARREAVRNVADILDFEEYRVFEVRLPTDGQVVRFEATDERLKRALRSHDQMVKTRQGLNMLGQMNRQQPDKMDENTVRVLQQYRDEEFVIELTIRNWFDEFLSAFEACENAIKSGLVTAEDLEPYIIYWVRVISDRSCRREGGSAFYDQLFHYIYWAGYEGVQDLFERYGYKILPPPYSTHDFSNIERDNAVINAFRALCMAKAAHLVYEDPGYVADIVRLWLSRDNDLQWMEQTPADYVVDVIKRWLREGETDNKGVNLQNHYHYFVNRLTDTQAFIFRKDQHIVLVFRGSQQAADWSTNFKFRMKQFAFTHTAQEAVPPQGEVHRGFHDAWQSVEHEVLVQLKRWWTPESQLWVTGHSLGGALAALAATSLEYQGFKVSGLYTFGQPRVGDWAFTREVNSRMGDRMFRYVNNNDIVPLIPPQINPLNPGRLYGHMGQFRYFGFRGNLHESSYISQRWGDRLLGFLAGIKQPGPDVVADHMMEFYVRYLQRELDKQKDQLKAEKEDALEAQEIREMEKAR; this is translated from the coding sequence ATGGGTATTAAGCGGGCATCTTGCATCGGGTTGGGCGCTTTGGGGCTGGTTTTGGCCGGGTCGGGAATCACGCGAGCGCTGGCGGCAGTGGTGACCAACGTCGCCGGCCAAAGCAGCCGACTCACGCCAGAAGTGGTGCTCCAGTCGCAACTGGGAGCGCAGTGGCTGGCGGCCTTTGCGCTATTGATGGGAGCGATCGCGGCAGTGGCCGGGGTCGATCGCTACATCAAAAATCAGCGGTGGGAGCGGCGCGATCTGGCTCGGCGCATGTTTGAGGAATTTGCCCGCCGCGAAGCCGTGCGAAACGTGGCAGATATTCTGGATTTTGAAGAATATCGCGTATTTGAAGTGCGCCTGCCGACGGATGGGCAGGTGGTGCGCTTTGAGGCCACCGATGAACGCTTGAAGCGAGCACTGCGATCGCACGACCAGATGGTCAAAACCCGGCAGGGCTTGAATATGCTGGGCCAGATGAATCGTCAGCAGCCAGACAAAATGGACGAAAACACCGTCCGCGTATTGCAGCAATATCGGGACGAAGAATTCGTCATTGAACTCACGATTCGCAACTGGTTTGACGAGTTTCTCAGTGCCTTTGAAGCTTGCGAAAACGCGATCAAGTCGGGGCTAGTCACCGCAGAGGATTTGGAACCTTACATCATCTATTGGGTACGAGTGATTAGCGATCGCAGCTGTCGCCGCGAAGGGGGCTCCGCCTTTTACGATCAGCTTTTTCACTACATCTATTGGGCCGGTTACGAGGGAGTGCAGGACCTATTTGAGCGCTATGGCTACAAAATTCTGCCACCGCCCTACAGCACTCACGACTTCAGCAATATTGAGCGTGACAACGCGGTGATCAATGCCTTTCGGGCCTTATGCATGGCCAAAGCGGCGCACCTGGTGTACGAAGATCCGGGCTATGTGGCCGACATTGTACGGCTGTGGTTGAGCCGAGATAACGACCTCCAATGGATGGAACAAACCCCCGCCGATTATGTGGTTGACGTCATCAAGCGGTGGCTGCGAGAAGGCGAAACCGACAACAAAGGCGTGAATTTGCAGAACCACTACCACTATTTTGTGAATCGCCTTACCGATACCCAAGCATTCATCTTTCGCAAAGATCAGCACATTGTGTTGGTGTTTCGCGGCAGTCAACAAGCCGCTGACTGGAGCACCAATTTCAAGTTTCGGATGAAGCAGTTTGCCTTTACCCACACCGCGCAAGAAGCCGTGCCGCCCCAGGGTGAGGTGCATCGGGGGTTTCACGACGCCTGGCAAAGTGTCGAACATGAAGTGCTCGTGCAGCTTAAACGGTGGTGGACGCCGGAAAGCCAACTCTGGGTGACCGGACACAGTCTGGGCGGTGCCCTGGCCGCCCTGGCCGCCACCTCGCTGGAATATCAGGGGTTCAAAGTATCGGGCTTGTATACCTTTGGGCAGCCGCGAGTGGGCGACTGGGCCTTTACCCGCGAGGTGAATAGCCGCATGGGCGATCGCATGTTCCGCTATGTCAACAACAACGACATCGTGCCGCTGATTCCTCCCCAGATAAATCCACTCAACCCGGGACGGCTGTATGGTCACATGGGGCAGTTCCGCTACTTTGGCTTTCGCGGCAATCTTCACGAAAGCTCTTACATCAGCCAACGCTGGGGCGATCGCCTGTTGGGCTTTTTGGCGGGGATCAAACAACCCGGCCCAGACGTCGTGGCGGATCACATGATGGAATTTTACGTGCGCTATTTGCAGCGCGAACTCGACAAGCAAAAAGACCAGCTCAAAGCTGAAAAAGAAGATGCCCTAGAGGCGCAAGAAATCCGCGAAATGGAAAAAGCTCGCTAG
- a CDS encoding UPF0182 family membrane protein has translation MKRANIPDFGRRPPLFLFVAIAILVLIALSGALVHLLTESWWFAAVGYNNVFWTRIRWQVIIWVATLVSYAAFLYANYRLALWVTRESPWRVLERRNLGAMADYLPKYLAALLITLLSFDAAMSAAGAWDSILKFLNPTDFDRLDPLFQKDISFYIFRLPIYEGLQGAIVQLLIWSILLAFGVYALKGEIRPERGWKYFLTGEVKSHLCVLLSALAIAVATGFYFGRYDLLFSADGVVFGAGYTDVHARLHAYWTMAFVTLAVAALFIASLWRSGFVWPTVGIGLYMLTLIVVGGLYPWFQQRFLVEPNELARERPYIEHSIAYTREAYALDQVQSEPFPAEENLDRTVLDNNSLTVDNIRLWDYRPLLSTYRQLQEIRLYYRFQDVDIDRYTLNDDYRQVMLSAREMDYSEAPPEAQTWVNQRLKFTHGYGIVMSPVNRVTPDGLPQLMIQNVPPVYTVDLEIEQPRIYYGEATDSYVFTGTTTEEFDYPEGNTNATYNYTGLGGVPLSNWGRRLAFAYDMGSLKVLISNYITNNSRILYHRNVLERARQIAPFLSYDSDPYIAVIDGRLKWIIDAYTSSDRYPYSEPLNRSNDIGSLLNNDTIATLARGGSNYVRDAAKVVIDAYDGSLEYYVVDEADPILGTYRQIFPDLFKSADETPQAVWEHFRYPQDLFALQAQMYRTYHMADPEVFYNREDIWRFPTQVYEGEQVRMEPYYLIMKLPGETTEEFMQILPFTPINKDNMVSWMAGRSDGDNYGKLLLYEFPKQQLVYGPSQIEARIDQTPEISQQLTLWSQEGSRVIRGDLLVIPIEQSLLYVEPVYLRAEQGELPELRRVIVAHDNDIVMRETLDEALIAIFGESAASPTDAPEPTEGVTDEPVTDSTPTLPIAQADRIQDALNAYEAGQQALQDGDWEAYGQAQQELESILNELSNRN, from the coding sequence GTGAAACGCGCAAACATTCCTGACTTTGGTCGTCGCCCCCCGCTATTTTTGTTCGTGGCGATCGCCATCCTCGTCCTCATCGCCTTATCGGGGGCGCTCGTCCATTTGCTGACCGAGTCCTGGTGGTTTGCGGCCGTTGGTTACAACAACGTCTTTTGGACTCGCATTCGCTGGCAGGTGATCATTTGGGTTGCCACCCTGGTGAGCTATGCCGCCTTTTTATATGCCAACTATCGGCTGGCGCTGTGGGTGACCCGCGAGTCGCCCTGGCGCGTGTTAGAACGGCGCAACTTGGGCGCGATGGCCGACTATCTACCCAAATATTTGGCCGCACTGTTAATTACCCTACTGTCCTTTGATGCGGCCATGAGCGCCGCTGGGGCTTGGGACAGCATTCTCAAGTTTCTTAACCCCACTGACTTTGATCGCCTTGATCCCCTCTTTCAAAAAGACATCAGCTTCTATATCTTTCGCCTACCCATCTACGAGGGGTTGCAAGGGGCGATCGTTCAGCTCTTAATTTGGTCGATTCTGCTGGCCTTTGGGGTCTATGCCCTCAAGGGCGAAATTCGTCCCGAGCGCGGCTGGAAGTATTTCCTCACTGGGGAAGTCAAAAGTCACCTCTGTGTGTTGTTGTCGGCGTTAGCGATCGCCGTGGCCACTGGCTTCTACTTTGGGCGGTACGATCTGCTGTTCTCTGCTGATGGGGTGGTGTTTGGCGCTGGCTACACCGATGTTCATGCCCGCCTCCACGCCTACTGGACCATGGCCTTTGTCACCCTGGCGGTCGCGGCCCTGTTCATCGCGTCGCTGTGGCGCAGCGGCTTTGTCTGGCCCACCGTCGGCATTGGGCTGTATATGCTGACCCTCATCGTGGTGGGCGGCCTGTACCCCTGGTTTCAGCAGCGCTTTTTGGTCGAACCCAACGAACTCGCCCGCGAGCGCCCCTACATCGAGCACAGCATCGCCTATACTCGCGAAGCTTACGCGCTGGATCAGGTGCAGAGCGAACCCTTCCCCGCCGAAGAAAATCTTGATCGCACCGTCCTCGACAACAACAGCCTCACCGTCGACAACATCCGCCTGTGGGATTATCGGCCCCTGCTGAGCACCTATCGCCAACTGCAAGAAATCCGCCTGTATTACCGCTTTCAGGACGTCGATATCGATCGCTACACCCTCAACGACGACTACCGTCAGGTGATGCTCTCGGCGCGCGAGATGGACTATTCCGAAGCCCCGCCCGAAGCACAAACCTGGGTGAACCAGCGGCTGAAGTTTACCCACGGCTACGGCATCGTCATGAGTCCGGTCAACCGGGTGACCCCCGACGGTCTGCCCCAGTTGATGATTCAAAACGTGCCGCCCGTTTACACCGTTGACCTGGAAATCGAGCAGCCCCGCATCTACTACGGCGAGGCCACCGATTCCTATGTCTTTACGGGCACCACCACCGAAGAGTTTGACTATCCCGAAGGCAATACCAACGCCACTTACAACTACACCGGGTTGGGCGGTGTGCCCCTGAGCAACTGGGGCCGAAGATTGGCGTTTGCCTACGATATGGGCAGCCTCAAGGTCTTAATTTCCAACTACATTACGAACAATTCCCGCATCCTTTATCACCGCAATGTGCTCGAACGGGCTCGACAAATTGCGCCCTTCTTGAGCTACGACAGCGACCCTTACATCGCCGTCATTGATGGGCGACTGAAGTGGATTATTGACGCCTACACGTCCAGCGATCGCTACCCCTATTCCGAACCGCTGAACCGCAGCAACGATATTGGCTCCTTGCTCAACAACGACACCATCGCCACTTTGGCGCGGGGCGGCAGTAACTACGTGCGCGATGCCGCTAAAGTCGTGATCGATGCCTACGACGGTTCGCTGGAATATTACGTGGTGGATGAGGCCGATCCGATCCTCGGCACCTATCGGCAAATTTTCCCTGATTTATTTAAGTCAGCAGACGAGACTCCCCAGGCCGTTTGGGAGCATTTTCGCTATCCCCAAGATTTGTTTGCCCTCCAGGCCCAGATGTACCGCACGTACCACATGGCCGATCCCGAAGTGTTCTACAACCGGGAAGATATCTGGCGTTTTCCCACCCAGGTCTACGAGGGGGAACAAGTGCGCATGGAACCCTACTACCTGATCATGAAACTGCCAGGGGAAACCACCGAAGAGTTCATGCAGATCCTGCCTTTCACCCCCATCAACAAAGACAACATGGTGTCTTGGATGGCGGGTCGCTCTGATGGTGACAACTATGGCAAGCTGCTGCTGTACGAATTTCCCAAACAGCAGTTGGTCTATGGCCCCAGCCAAATCGAAGCCCGCATCGACCAAACCCCGGAGATTTCCCAACAGCTCACCCTGTGGAGTCAGGAAGGCTCGCGGGTGATTCGTGGGGATTTGCTGGTGATTCCCATCGAGCAGTCGCTGCTGTATGTGGAACCCGTATATCTGCGGGCCGAGCAGGGCGAACTGCCAGAACTGCGCCGCGTCATTGTCGCCCACGACAACGACATCGTCATGCGCGAAACCCTCGACGAAGCCCTGATTGCCATCTTTGGTGAAAGCGCCGCGTCTCCAACGGATGCGCCTGAGCCGACGGAGGGTGTCACCGACGAGCCCGTAACCGACAGCACCCCGACCTTGCCGATCGCGCAAGCCGATCGCATTCAAGATGCGCTGAACGCTTACGAGGCGGGTCAACAAGCTCTGCAAGACGGCGACTGGGAAGCCTACGGCCAAGCCCAGCAAGAGCTCGAAAGCATCCTCAATGAGTTGAGCAACCGCAACTGA
- a CDS encoding DUF362 domain-containing protein, which produces MPVPATVPVTVTPTADFIYTPPPAAINAKTILVKPNLGYPVGPPVTISMAVLGQVLQGLRQANPNAEILIVEGVCSKVSFSDIMGKLGVYDLLDEGMQLLDADTLELVEYPNRALQPTRFKTLWAPKLLQTVDCRISVGAFKKTSLKGRSLISASLKNLYGLFPRAKYKARSHHSRGQLHRPSVPEVLQDVYGTIGHRFDGAVVDCDQKFISRDWRPDVGDGISIGQVIFGDDLLAVDERACEVGQEAIAPYLQPIRAQRLL; this is translated from the coding sequence ATGCCTGTGCCCGCCACCGTCCCGGTTACCGTCACCCCGACCGCTGACTTCATTTACACACCGCCCCCAGCCGCAATCAATGCCAAAACCATATTGGTGAAGCCGAATTTGGGATATCCCGTAGGACCGCCCGTGACCATCAGCATGGCGGTGTTGGGTCAAGTGCTGCAGGGCTTACGGCAAGCCAATCCCAACGCCGAAATCTTGATTGTGGAAGGAGTCTGCTCTAAGGTCTCCTTTAGCGACATTATGGGCAAGTTGGGCGTGTATGACCTGCTGGATGAGGGAATGCAACTGCTGGATGCGGACACCCTAGAGCTAGTGGAATATCCCAATCGAGCCCTCCAACCGACCCGGTTCAAAACGCTGTGGGCACCAAAGCTACTGCAAACGGTGGACTGCCGCATTTCGGTCGGAGCGTTTAAGAAAACCAGCTTAAAGGGGCGATCGCTGATCTCCGCCTCCCTCAAAAATCTCTACGGCCTCTTTCCCCGGGCCAAATACAAAGCCCGTAGCCATCACTCACGGGGCCAACTGCATCGGCCCTCAGTGCCAGAAGTTTTGCAAGATGTCTATGGCACCATCGGCCATCGATTCGACGGGGCTGTGGTGGACTGCGACCAAAAATTTATCAGCCGCGATTGGCGACCCGACGTGGGGGATGGCATCTCCATTGGGCAGGTGATTTTTGGCGATGACTTGTTAGCAGTCGATGAGCGCGCTTGTGAAGTGGGGCAAGAAGCGATCGCCCCTTATCTGCAACCCATTCGTGCGCAGCGTTTGCTTTAG
- a CDS encoding proton extrusion protein PcxA, which produces MAIPSLLQKAQQWFFKTPERALDQAYEAAKMIEAIENEHFNGNPIAAAYGNYGKSSMAYFQGELKKYLNLIELRMTEFRASSAVVRVSDPKIMEIQVGDRDEPNLTLNVIDKPAIFFRKLQFVDEVRSRYSRAESSPQPTVVMVPENATARPRPAKSAAALPAQSQNGSTNGAIAPLSQPSVKATPANQNGQTKSAGLSGSANVLPRSILRTVDRIRQDLDPNAEEEVVKEFRSSRGRTTTAIKFLLLLIIVPLLTQQFAKNYVVGPIVDYTRAQQEAGIFLNLEMEEEALHELQQYEERLRFEVLIGKVEPIREAEIEERVVEKATEIEEAYRRRSADSVKNVFSDMLAVGAFVLLLVNQKSGILTLKSFMDEIVYGLSDSAKAFIIILFTDMFVGFHSPHGWEVLLEGLSRHLGFPANREFIFLFIATFPVILDTVFKYWIFRYLNRISPSAVATYKNMNE; this is translated from the coding sequence ATGGCTATTCCTTCCCTGCTTCAGAAGGCGCAGCAGTGGTTTTTTAAGACACCTGAGCGTGCCCTCGACCAAGCTTACGAAGCTGCCAAGATGATCGAAGCGATTGAAAATGAGCATTTCAATGGCAATCCTATTGCGGCGGCCTATGGCAACTACGGCAAAAGCTCGATGGCTTATTTTCAAGGGGAGCTGAAAAAGTATCTGAATTTGATCGAGCTGCGCATGACTGAGTTTCGTGCTAGCAGTGCGGTGGTGCGAGTCTCTGATCCCAAAATTATGGAAATTCAGGTGGGCGATCGCGACGAGCCAAACCTCACCCTGAATGTGATTGATAAACCCGCTATCTTTTTTCGCAAGCTGCAATTTGTCGACGAAGTGCGATCGCGCTACAGCCGCGCTGAGTCGAGCCCTCAGCCCACTGTCGTCATGGTGCCTGAAAATGCCACTGCCCGTCCCCGACCAGCTAAGTCAGCGGCTGCGCTTCCGGCCCAATCGCAAAACGGCAGCACCAATGGGGCGATCGCTCCCCTCAGTCAGCCTTCGGTCAAAGCCACCCCAGCAAACCAAAATGGCCAGACAAAATCCGCGGGCCTATCCGGTAGTGCCAACGTCCTGCCCCGCTCCATCTTGCGTACCGTCGATCGCATTCGCCAAGATCTCGACCCCAACGCTGAAGAAGAAGTCGTCAAAGAATTTCGCTCCTCACGCGGCCGTACCACCACCGCCATCAAGTTTCTGTTGTTGCTGATCATTGTCCCGCTACTCACCCAGCAGTTCGCCAAAAACTACGTCGTTGGCCCCATCGTTGACTACACCCGCGCCCAACAAGAGGCCGGCATCTTCTTGAACCTGGAGATGGAAGAAGAAGCCCTCCACGAACTTCAACAATATGAAGAACGCCTGCGCTTTGAAGTCTTGATCGGCAAAGTCGAGCCCATTCGCGAAGCCGAAATCGAGGAGCGAGTCGTCGAAAAAGCCACCGAAATTGAAGAGGCCTATCGTCGCCGCAGTGCCGACTCCGTGAAAAACGTCTTTTCCGACATGTTGGCGGTAGGCGCCTTTGTGCTGCTATTGGTCAACCAAAAAAGCGGCATCCTCACCCTCAAAAGCTTTATGGATGAAATCGTGTACGGCCTCAGCGATAGCGCCAAGGCGTTCATCATCATCCTATTTACCGACATGTTCGTCGGTTTCCACTCGCCCCACGGTTGGGAGGTTTTGCTCGAAGGGCTATCGCGTCACCTGGGCTTCCCGGCCAACCGCGAGTTTATCTTTCTCTTCATTGCCACCTTCCCAGTGATTCTCGACACCGTCTTCAAATACTGGATTTTCCGTTATCTCAACCGCATCTCACCGTCCGCCGTCGCCACCTACAAAAACATGAACGAGTAG
- a CDS encoding exosortase-dependent surface protein XDP2, whose amino-acid sequence MNKNLMALGVATSCVLMSAAGAQAFTFTTNTIGNGPEDDVILESVEFDGIKVENFVFVDEAEIIENELHTTGNTGAASSDITVMGTVGTNEENPSDEDIVTSLGNEYLSSIIDTEDDGEFKIKLNFDGAFNKLFFWERGYNSDLKVILEGVAEPIKILRTQFAQGITDYKLETTEITPNEQKVGSYGIDLLDYGISRYTGSVTVVSKSSFNGPDFKVVGAQVPEPATMLGLGLVAGAGFLASRRKQAEA is encoded by the coding sequence ATGAATAAGAACTTAATGGCTCTCGGCGTCGCCACTAGCTGTGTGTTGATGTCAGCTGCGGGTGCCCAAGCTTTTACCTTTACAACTAATACGATTGGCAACGGTCCTGAAGACGACGTCATCTTGGAATCAGTCGAATTCGATGGCATCAAAGTTGAGAACTTTGTTTTTGTCGATGAAGCCGAAATCATCGAAAATGAGCTTCACACAACTGGTAATACCGGCGCTGCTAGCTCTGACATTACCGTTATGGGTACTGTTGGAACAAATGAGGAAAATCCTAGCGATGAAGACATTGTGACTTCTCTAGGAAATGAGTATCTCAGCAGCATCATTGATACTGAGGATGATGGCGAATTCAAAATTAAGCTCAACTTCGATGGTGCCTTTAACAAGCTATTTTTCTGGGAACGAGGCTATAACAGTGATTTAAAGGTCATTCTTGAAGGGGTCGCTGAGCCGATCAAGATTCTCCGCACTCAATTCGCTCAAGGCATTACCGATTACAAGCTTGAAACTACTGAAATCACCCCCAATGAGCAGAAGGTGGGCAGCTACGGTATCGACCTGCTAGATTACGGGATCTCTAGGTACACTGGCTCAGTTACTGTTGTTAGCAAATCTAGTTTTAATGGTCCTGACTTCAAGGTGGTTGGTGCTCAGGTACCTGAGCCTGCGACGATGTTGGGGCTGGGTTTGGTTGCGGGTGCTGGCTTCTTGGCTAGCCGCCGTAAGCAAGCTGAGGCGTAA
- a CDS encoding L-threonylcarbamoyladenylate synthase, producing the protein MTTLYKVHPQTPQTRKIAAIRDALRKGAVMLYPTDTVYAIGCDLTVKSAIDRVRQLKQVSNDKPLTFMCSSLSNIAEYAYVSDPAYRQIRHLIPGTYTFILPATKQVPKLVMSPKRKTTGIRVPDSPICLALIEALGNPIVSTSALSLLDFDATPVPSKAELFDIVGPQVDLIIDDDRDLTYGLSTILSLEEPTEPMVERRGLGWEQAAELGIEVAEAAVLSPH; encoded by the coding sequence ATGACGACACTCTACAAAGTGCACCCCCAAACCCCCCAGACTCGCAAAATTGCCGCCATTCGTGACGCCCTGCGCAAAGGGGCGGTGATGCTATACCCGACAGATACGGTATATGCGATCGGTTGTGACCTCACGGTCAAATCCGCGATCGATCGCGTCCGCCAACTCAAGCAAGTTTCGAACGACAAACCCCTCACCTTCATGTGTTCGTCGCTGTCAAATATTGCTGAATACGCCTATGTAAGTGACCCTGCCTATCGTCAGATTCGCCATCTGATTCCGGGCACTTATACCTTCATTTTGCCTGCGACCAAACAGGTGCCCAAACTCGTCATGAGCCCAAAGCGGAAAACCACAGGCATTCGGGTACCCGACTCGCCCATTTGCCTGGCTCTGATCGAAGCCCTGGGCAATCCCATCGTTTCCACATCGGCCCTATCGCTGTTGGATTTCGATGCCACGCCAGTGCCCTCTAAGGCCGAACTCTTTGACATCGTGGGGCCACAAGTTGACTTGATCATCGACGACGATCGCGACCTCACTTACGGCCTTTCCACCATTTTGAGCCTAGAAGAACCAACCGAACCCATGGTCGAACGACGAGGACTCGGCTGGGAACAGGCCGCCGAACTCGGCATTGAAGTCGCAGAAGCGGCTGTGCTTTCGCCGCATTAA
- the larC gene encoding nickel pincer cofactor biosynthesis protein LarC yields the protein MKTLAFVDCPTGISGDMCLGALVSAGVPLDYLQSQIDQLQLPEKVRLEARSVRKNGIAATKVDVLLPHDSEAAAPHPPARHLHDIEQIIIRASLPERAIAWSLAIFRRLAQAEGAIHGIDPQQVHFHEVGATDAIVDIVGTCLGFDWLGIDELHCAPLPTGTGTVRAAHGRLPVPAPAVLKLMEMAQVPIYNAGLRGELVTPTGAAIATELATHFGEPPTMQLQKIGLGAGNKDLPIPNILRLWIGQVDQLGGKASAQVDTTQIAPIHSPAPQTQAPHEHPPHHHTPHEHTPHEHTPHEHTPHEHAPHESHHPHPTPEREAQAGREPVTVLETQVDDLSPQAIGYVYDRLFAAGALDVFVQPVMMKKSRPGHLLVAIADPPQADACEAVLLTETTTLGVRRTDQTRLRLRREQVPLQLPWGTVRMKVAFMPDSDRPLKAHPEYEDCAAIARQHQLPWQAVHNQALAQWHQQRSS from the coding sequence ATGAAGACTTTAGCCTTTGTGGATTGTCCGACTGGCATTTCGGGGGATATGTGTTTAGGGGCGCTGGTGAGTGCAGGGGTGCCGCTCGACTACTTGCAAAGCCAGATTGATCAGCTACAGCTCCCCGAAAAAGTGCGGTTAGAGGCCCGCAGCGTTCGCAAAAATGGCATTGCGGCCACCAAGGTAGACGTGCTGCTGCCCCACGACAGCGAGGCCGCTGCCCCCCATCCCCCAGCGCGACATCTGCACGATATCGAGCAGATCATCATTCGAGCATCTTTGCCAGAACGCGCGATCGCGTGGAGTCTGGCCATTTTTCGGCGCTTGGCCCAAGCCGAGGGGGCCATCCACGGGATTGATCCCCAGCAGGTTCATTTTCACGAAGTCGGGGCAACGGATGCGATCGTCGATATTGTGGGCACCTGTTTGGGATTCGACTGGTTGGGCATTGATGAGCTGCATTGTGCGCCGCTGCCGACCGGCACGGGCACTGTGCGAGCGGCCCACGGTCGCTTGCCTGTGCCCGCCCCGGCAGTATTGAAGCTGATGGAGATGGCGCAGGTCCCTATTTACAATGCAGGGCTGAGGGGAGAACTCGTAACGCCGACGGGAGCCGCGATCGCGACGGAATTGGCCACCCACTTTGGCGAACCGCCAACCATGCAACTGCAAAAAATTGGCCTCGGAGCGGGCAACAAGGATTTGCCGATACCCAATATTTTGCGGCTGTGGATTGGCCAAGTGGATCAACTCGGCGGCAAGGCCAGCGCCCAAGTGGACACGACTCAAATCGCCCCCATCCATTCCCCGGCTCCGCAAACCCAGGCACCGCACGAACACCCGCCGCACCATCATACCCCCCATGAGCATACCCCCCATGAGCATACCCCCCATGAGCATACCCCCCATGAGCATGCGCCCCACGAATCCCATCACCCGCACCCCACGCCTGAGCGAGAAGCCCAAGCCGGACGCGAGCCAGTCACAGTATTAGAAACCCAGGTGGATGACTTATCGCCCCAGGCGATCGGCTATGTGTACGATCGCCTCTTTGCCGCCGGAGCTTTAGACGTTTTCGTGCAGCCCGTGATGATGAAAAAATCGCGACCGGGACATTTGCTGGTGGCGATCGCCGATCCGCCCCAAGCCGATGCCTGCGAAGCCGTCTTATTGACCGAAACAACAACGCTGGGAGTGCGCCGCACTGACCAAACCCGACTACGCCTACGCCGTGAACAAGTGCCCCTCCAGCTGCCTTGGGGAACGGTGCGGATGAAGGTCGCCTTTATGCCGGACAGCGATCGCCCCCTCAAAGCCCATCCCGAATACGAAGATTGCGCCGCGATCGCCCGACAACACCAACTCCCCTGGCAGGCAGTCCACAACCAAGCCCTGGCCCAATGGCACCAGCAGAGATCGTCCTAA